Proteins from a single region of Actinomycetota bacterium:
- a CDS encoding ABC transporter permease codes for MTAVAVLLRRINLRHLSRKKLRTALTVAGIAAGVALMFSISVINATLLSSFRSSIRDLAGAAELEVAATDTAGLPETFVERVSGIPGVEGAVPVVRTTTEIRGPRGAERALVLGITPDFTSLFPQDAGPLAKVKVSGGFGAEGEGLLVARSLAAKIGLAPGSRPTVETPSGVERVEVSGEISGGAVAFLNAGDLGLMLLPAAQETFDRQGRVDSIYVVVSPGADLAAVDAAIEAELAGAGLVGPPGERGQGLERVFSSLATLLSMGGTVALFVALFVVYNTMSMSLAERRREISMTIALGAHRRHVFGAFLAEAVVLGTTASVLGVVGGRWLASFLVERAADDFLILSLRAAGPVVVQGSALAAAALGGVAVSLAGAYIPARRVLAVAPIESLRPVASYEWDPHSTRFGSRVTLGAGVVGIIFSVLMLVAFLQHPEQKWIVTLGLLFGLTGVTFLLPHIVPFAIAVLRPLLVISFGTIGRLASDALAKNPRRSTFTVAALVLTLGLVVGVAGALGSYERQIENTATALIGAPIYVTSKSFTGLTSDQPLRADLRDDLASAAGVRYVYPIRFALLDLGAEQGLVYALPVEQALREGATTELSSITQDPEAFLSGLADGGITISRLAAERLGVGAGDTLALPTPSGEQSFEVAAVFDDLLSFNSFYLDLATYQRLWKDDKADEFGVLLEPGASVAQVKRDLQGVVADAGAPASVFEKDELVGRILEVVGGTFQLAKGVQLAALVVAAVTIANTMFTAVLERRWEMGLERAIGMGSSQLGGTVLLEAGSIGLIGGVGGVLLGTITAFFMTQAMEAEFSWVIAFQVPVVLILVALIGSVALAAAAGVVPSRIAVRTPIIESLRYE; via the coding sequence GTGACGGCCGTAGCCGTTCTCCTGCGTCGGATCAACCTGCGGCATCTCTCGCGCAAGAAGCTGCGCACCGCTCTGACGGTCGCGGGCATCGCCGCGGGCGTCGCGCTGATGTTCTCGATCTCGGTCATCAACGCCACATTGCTTTCGTCGTTCCGGTCCAGCATCAGGGATCTCGCCGGGGCGGCGGAGCTGGAGGTGGCGGCGACGGACACCGCGGGGCTGCCGGAGACCTTCGTCGAGCGGGTGAGCGGCATACCCGGGGTCGAGGGAGCCGTGCCCGTCGTGCGAACCACGACCGAGATCCGAGGCCCCCGAGGTGCCGAGCGAGCACTCGTGCTCGGGATCACGCCCGACTTCACCTCCTTGTTCCCGCAAGACGCAGGCCCGCTCGCGAAGGTGAAGGTGTCGGGCGGGTTCGGCGCAGAGGGCGAAGGGCTGCTCGTGGCGCGCAGCCTCGCCGCCAAGATCGGGCTCGCGCCCGGCAGCCGTCCGACCGTCGAGACCCCGTCGGGCGTCGAGCGCGTGGAGGTGTCCGGAGAGATATCCGGCGGCGCGGTGGCGTTCCTGAACGCGGGCGACCTCGGCCTCATGCTGCTTCCCGCGGCGCAAGAAACCTTCGACAGGCAAGGCCGCGTCGACTCCATCTACGTCGTCGTCTCTCCCGGCGCGGATCTCGCCGCGGTCGACGCCGCGATCGAGGCGGAGCTCGCCGGAGCCGGACTGGTGGGGCCTCCGGGGGAGCGTGGGCAAGGCCTCGAGCGGGTGTTCTCCTCGCTTGCGACGTTGCTCTCGATGGGCGGAACCGTCGCATTGTTCGTTGCGCTCTTCGTCGTCTACAACACGATGTCGATGTCTCTCGCGGAGCGCAGACGTGAGATCTCGATGACGATCGCACTCGGCGCGCACCGGCGTCACGTGTTCGGCGCGTTCCTGGCGGAGGCGGTGGTGTTGGGCACGACGGCGTCGGTGCTGGGGGTGGTCGGCGGGCGCTGGCTCGCCAGCTTCTTGGTCGAGCGGGCCGCGGATGACTTCCTCATCCTGTCCCTCAGGGCGGCGGGTCCCGTCGTGGTGCAGGGCTCCGCACTCGCGGCCGCGGCGCTGGGAGGCGTTGCCGTATCCCTTGCGGGCGCGTACATCCCGGCTCGACGCGTCCTGGCGGTCGCGCCGATCGAGTCACTCAGGCCGGTCGCGTCGTACGAGTGGGACCCTCATTCCACCCGCTTCGGGTCTCGCGTCACCCTGGGCGCCGGCGTCGTCGGGATCATCTTCTCGGTCCTGATGCTGGTCGCCTTCCTCCAGCATCCGGAGCAGAAGTGGATCGTCACCTTGGGGCTGCTGTTCGGCCTTACGGGGGTGACCTTCCTGCTCCCACACATCGTTCCCTTCGCCATCGCCGTGTTGCGCCCGCTGCTCGTGATCTCCTTCGGCACGATCGGGAGGTTGGCGTCGGACGCTCTGGCGAAGAATCCGCGACGCAGCACTTTCACGGTGGCGGCTCTCGTTCTGACGCTGGGTCTGGTGGTGGGCGTCGCCGGCGCGCTCGGCTCCTACGAGCGACAGATCGAGAACACGGCTACCGCTCTGATCGGCGCGCCGATCTACGTGACCTCGAAATCCTTCACCGGCCTTACCTCCGACCAACCGCTGCGCGCCGACCTGCGGGATGACCTCGCTTCCGCAGCCGGCGTCCGCTACGTCTACCCGATCCGATTCGCCCTGCTCGACCTGGGGGCCGAGCAGGGCCTGGTGTACGCGCTTCCGGTCGAGCAGGCGCTGAGGGAGGGGGCAACGACCGAGCTGAGCTCCATCACGCAAGATCCCGAGGCGTTCCTGAGCGGCCTGGCCGACGGCGGCATCACCATCTCGCGGCTGGCGGCCGAGCGTTTGGGGGTGGGCGCTGGGGACACGCTGGCGCTGCCGACACCCTCGGGCGAACAGAGCTTCGAGGTCGCCGCCGTCTTCGACGACCTGTTGAGCTTCAACTCCTTCTATCTCGACCTCGCCACGTACCAGCGTCTGTGGAAGGACGACAAGGCCGACGAGTTCGGCGTCCTGCTCGAACCGGGTGCATCGGTCGCGCAGGTGAAGCGAGACCTCCAGGGGGTCGTGGCTGATGCCGGCGCTCCGGCCAGCGTGTTCGAGAAGGACGAGCTCGTGGGGCGGATCCTCGAGGTCGTCGGGGGGACCTTCCAGCTGGCGAAGGGTGTGCAGCTCGCGGCGCTCGTGGTTGCCGCCGTGACGATCGCCAACACGATGTTCACCGCAGTCCTCGAGCGCCGCTGGGAGATGGGCCTCGAGAGGGCGATCGGCATGGGATCGTCGCAGCTCGGAGGAACCGTTCTCCTGGAGGCGGGCTCCATCGGGCTGATCGGCGGCGTCGGCGGCGTCCTGCTCGGCACGATCACGGCCTTCTTCATGACTCAGGCGATGGAGGCAGAGTTCTCCTGGGTCATCGCCTTCCAGGTGCCGGTCGTCTTGATCCTGGTCGCGCTCATCGGCTCGGTCGCACTGGCCGCCGCTGCCGGGGTGGTTCCGAGCCGCATCGCGGTTCGCACTCCGATAATCGAGTCTCTTCGCTACGAATGA
- the thrS gene encoding threonine--tRNA ligase — protein sequence MSSPVIADGATDGFGLAKQASVPGPLALVVDGKQRDLAFVPPAGAPVEVVAQDTELGREIMRHSTAHVLAQAVLRLYPEAKYSIGPPIEDGFYYDFDVDKPFTPEDLERIEEEMRNIVKENQRFEREEVERDQALELFADQPYKVEIIEGVDAGDPTQEEAAEGTVISIYKNAVASDGVVSFVDLCRGPHVPGTGRIKAFKLLRSSGAYWRGDEKRPMLQRIYGTAWESKDALNGYLNRLEEAEKRDHRKLGRELELFSWPEEVGPGLALWHPNGAIVRMTLENLARDMHIERGYKPVFTPHIGKGVLWQTSGHLDFFRENMYPAMEAEEGEYFAKPMNCPFHTLIFRSKTRSYRELPLRLSELGTVYRWERSGVVHGLLRCRGFTQDDSHIFCRPDQVVDEMLGVVDFFKALYGTVGLGPDEVHFSTKPEKAVGSDEQWEHAEEAISKSLAAAGLEYKVAEGEGTFYGPKIDIHVRDAIGRLWQVCTIQVDFQLPERFGLEYTDERGERIRPVMIHRALFGSVERFMGVLVEHFAGAFPTWLAPVQAVVIPIADRHVSYAQEVLERLQPRGIRVEVDDSDNTMGAKIRHHQMQKIPYMLVVGDNERTSQTLSVRRRTGDETRDVTVEDFLEEIGAEIAERKVS from the coding sequence ATGAGCAGCCCGGTTATCGCAGACGGAGCCACGGACGGGTTCGGGCTGGCCAAACAAGCCTCTGTGCCCGGCCCCCTTGCGCTGGTCGTCGACGGGAAGCAGCGAGACCTAGCGTTCGTGCCGCCGGCAGGCGCGCCGGTCGAAGTTGTCGCTCAGGACACCGAGCTTGGCCGCGAGATCATGCGGCACTCGACCGCGCACGTGCTCGCGCAAGCGGTTCTGCGGTTGTATCCGGAGGCAAAGTACTCCATCGGCCCGCCGATCGAAGACGGCTTCTACTACGACTTCGACGTAGACAAGCCGTTCACCCCCGAGGACCTGGAGCGCATCGAAGAAGAGATGCGCAACATCGTCAAGGAGAACCAGCGCTTCGAGCGCGAGGAGGTCGAGCGGGACCAAGCGCTCGAGCTCTTCGCCGACCAGCCTTACAAGGTCGAGATCATCGAGGGCGTCGATGCGGGTGATCCGACGCAGGAGGAAGCGGCCGAGGGAACCGTCATCTCCATCTACAAGAACGCGGTCGCGTCCGACGGCGTCGTCTCCTTCGTGGATCTGTGCCGCGGCCCGCACGTACCCGGGACCGGCCGCATCAAGGCCTTCAAGTTGCTCCGCAGCTCCGGCGCCTACTGGCGCGGCGACGAGAAGCGTCCGATGCTGCAGCGCATCTACGGCACGGCGTGGGAGTCCAAGGACGCGCTGAATGGGTATCTCAACCGGCTCGAGGAGGCCGAGAAGCGCGACCACCGGAAGCTCGGTCGCGAGCTGGAGCTGTTCTCGTGGCCGGAGGAGGTCGGGCCGGGACTCGCGCTATGGCATCCCAACGGCGCGATCGTTCGCATGACGCTGGAGAACCTCGCGCGCGACATGCACATCGAGCGGGGTTACAAACCCGTCTTCACTCCCCACATCGGCAAGGGCGTGTTGTGGCAGACGAGCGGTCATCTCGATTTCTTCCGCGAGAACATGTATCCGGCGATGGAGGCCGAGGAGGGCGAGTACTTCGCGAAGCCGATGAACTGCCCGTTCCACACGCTCATCTTCCGCTCGAAGACTCGCTCCTACCGCGAGCTCCCATTGCGGCTCTCCGAGCTGGGAACCGTCTACCGGTGGGAACGTTCGGGCGTCGTGCACGGGTTGCTGCGTTGTCGCGGATTCACCCAGGACGACTCACACATCTTCTGCCGGCCCGATCAGGTCGTCGACGAGATGCTCGGCGTCGTCGACTTCTTCAAGGCGCTCTACGGCACGGTCGGCCTCGGCCCCGACGAGGTGCATTTCTCGACGAAGCCCGAGAAGGCCGTCGGCTCCGACGAGCAGTGGGAGCACGCGGAGGAGGCGATCTCGAAATCGCTGGCCGCGGCGGGGCTGGAGTACAAGGTCGCAGAGGGGGAGGGCACGTTCTACGGGCCCAAGATCGACATCCACGTGCGGGACGCGATCGGGCGTCTGTGGCAGGTGTGCACGATCCAGGTGGACTTCCAACTACCGGAGCGCTTCGGGCTCGAGTACACTGACGAGCGGGGTGAGCGCATCCGTCCGGTCATGATCCACCGGGCTCTGTTCGGCTCCGTCGAGCGCTTCATGGGCGTGCTGGTCGAGCACTTCGCGGGCGCGTTCCCCACCTGGCTCGCGCCGGTGCAAGCGGTCGTCATCCCGATCGCGGACCGGCACGTGTCGTACGCGCAAGAGGTGTTGGAGCGTCTGCAACCGCGCGGGATCCGCGTCGAGGTCGACGATTCCGACAACACCATGGGGGCCAAGATCCGCCACCACCAGATGCAGAAGATCCCCTACATGCTCGTGGTGGGGGACAACGAGCGGACGTCGCAGACGCTGTCGGTGCGTCGCCGGACCGGCGACGAGACACGCGACGTCACCGTCGAGGACTTCCTCGAGGAGATCGGCGCCGAGATCGCCGAGAGGAAGGTCTCGTAG
- a CDS encoding ABC transporter ATP-binding protein codes for MSLTEPAPVSRPEPAAATVSARGVFKTYHQGGDAIRALRGVELEVGRGEFVAITGASGSGKSTLLHVLGALDRPDEGDVAIEGHLLAALSDEDLALLRRRRIGFVLQFFNLLPTLSALENAAFPLLLDGRADALERAARSLDAVGLGHRSDHRPAQLSGGEQQRVALARALVTRPAVVMADEPTGNLDSVTGQEILRLLRATADEGQTILMVTHDERSAAYADRVVRLADGVLMDVASDGT; via the coding sequence GTGAGCCTTACGGAGCCCGCTCCCGTCTCTCGACCCGAGCCTGCAGCGGCAACGGTGTCGGCCCGCGGCGTGTTCAAGACCTACCACCAGGGCGGCGACGCTATCCGCGCTCTGCGCGGGGTCGAGCTCGAGGTGGGCAGGGGCGAGTTCGTCGCGATCACAGGGGCCTCGGGCTCCGGCAAGTCGACGCTCCTTCACGTGCTCGGAGCGTTGGATCGACCGGACGAAGGTGATGTCGCGATCGAAGGGCATCTCCTTGCCGCCCTCTCGGACGAGGACCTCGCGTTGCTTCGGCGCCGCAGGATCGGGTTCGTCCTCCAGTTCTTCAACCTCTTGCCGACGCTCAGCGCGCTCGAGAACGCGGCCTTCCCCCTGCTGCTCGACGGGCGCGCCGACGCGCTGGAGCGAGCGGCGCGGTCGCTGGACGCGGTCGGCCTCGGGCACCGGAGCGATCACCGGCCCGCGCAGCTCTCCGGTGGAGAGCAGCAAAGGGTGGCTTTGGCGCGGGCCCTCGTCACGCGCCCGGCGGTGGTCATGGCCGACGAGCCGACCGGGAACCTCGACTCCGTTACCGGGCAGGAGATCCTGCGTCTCCTCCGGGCCACCGCGGACGAGGGTCAGACGATCTTGATGGTCACGCACGACGAGAGGAGCGCCGCCTACGCGGATCGGGTCGTGCGGCTGGCCGACGGGGTGCTGATGGACGTTGCTTCGGACGGCACGTGA
- a CDS encoding glycosyltransferase family 4 protein yields the protein MRVALVCPYAWDRDGGVQSHVRSLAEALRARSHDVTVLAPYRSRPPESDNGAVRVAKAIGVPANGSVAPIAFGPLAAAATRRALRTIEPEVIHLHEPLIPSVSLLALWNANAPLVGTFHAAADASYGYRLAAPVLQRAARKLAVKTAVSDAARDLISRYIAGDYALTPNGVDTRRFAEAEPLLQRSRPTVLFLGRIERRKGLEVLIQAMTRLRDLDAELVVAGSGPEERAAKTLAERLQVAARFLGRVADEDVPGLYRSADVYCAPGLGGESFGIVLVEAMAAGVPVVCSDLSGFRAVAGGAATLVPPGQAGPLADAIREALTDERRAAEMRKMSALIAQAFDWGRLVDGVEAIYARATPR from the coding sequence GTGAGGGTCGCGCTGGTATGTCCGTACGCCTGGGACCGTGACGGAGGCGTGCAGTCGCACGTCCGGTCGTTGGCGGAGGCGTTGCGCGCCCGCTCGCACGACGTGACGGTGCTGGCGCCGTACAGGTCGCGTCCTCCGGAATCAGACAACGGGGCGGTCCGGGTCGCGAAGGCGATCGGTGTGCCGGCGAACGGCTCGGTCGCTCCGATCGCCTTCGGCCCTCTCGCCGCAGCCGCTACGCGGCGCGCCTTGCGGACGATCGAACCCGAGGTGATCCATCTGCACGAGCCGCTCATCCCGAGTGTCTCTCTTCTCGCCTTGTGGAACGCGAACGCTCCGTTGGTCGGGACCTTCCACGCGGCCGCCGACGCGAGCTACGGCTACCGGTTGGCGGCCCCGGTGTTGCAACGCGCGGCCCGCAAGCTCGCGGTGAAGACGGCGGTGTCGGATGCGGCGCGGGACCTGATCTCCCGGTACATCGCCGGTGACTACGCGTTGACCCCGAACGGCGTCGACACGAGGCGGTTCGCGGAGGCCGAGCCCCTGCTGCAGCGATCGCGTCCTACCGTGCTGTTCCTCGGCCGGATCGAGAGGCGCAAGGGCCTCGAGGTTCTGATCCAGGCGATGACGCGGCTGCGCGACCTGGACGCAGAGCTGGTGGTCGCGGGGTCGGGACCTGAGGAACGGGCGGCAAAGACCCTCGCCGAACGACTCCAGGTCGCGGCCAGGTTCCTCGGGCGCGTCGCGGATGAGGACGTGCCGGGGTTGTACCGCAGTGCCGACGTCTACTGCGCGCCGGGTCTGGGAGGGGAGTCGTTCGGCATCGTGCTGGTAGAGGCGATGGCGGCCGGTGTTCCCGTCGTGTGCTCCGACCTTTCCGGTTTCCGCGCCGTCGCGGGGGGAGCGGCAACGCTGGTGCCGCCGGGACAAGCAGGGCCGCTTGCCGATGCGATCAGAGAGGCCTTGACGGACGAGCGACGGGCGGCGGAGATGAGGAAGATGAGTGCGCTGATCGCGCAGGCGTTCGACTGGGGGCGGCTCGTGGACGGCGTCGAGGCGATCTACGCGCGCGCGACTCCTCGATAA
- the fusA gene encoding elongation factor G, whose translation MKSYPTENIRNVVLVGHGGSGKTTLAEAFLYRSGATTRMGKVTDGNTVCDFEEEEIRKGISISTALAPVEWNGHKINVLDTPGYADFTSEMRAAMRVADLAIFVVSGVEGLEVQTEAAWNYADELELPRMVFVNKLDRENSSFRNTLEQMRERFGKGVAPLSLPLGRESEFHGVISVIDVAAFDYSGNDVAQVPVPDERQARVDEVRTDLLDSVAESDDDLLERYLEGGEISRDEIVHAIHDGVDEAQMFPVLVGSASNLIGVDRLLDIIVAAGPSPLERPPVEGEGGEVREPKPDGPLSALVFKTMTDPYVGRVSFFRVYSGVLKGDTSLHNATRKVDERVGHVFTMRGKTQEQVDEIVAGDIGAVAKLAQTITGDTIADKSAPVVYAGIEPPEPLLPKAIAPKTKGDEDKLMIGLHKIIEEDPALKLERSDETHQTILWGMGDAHLDVVLEKLKRKFSVEVAEVPFKVPYRSTLRGKAEVLGRHVKQSGGHGQYGICNLRVEPLERGSGFVFEDKIFGGAIPNQWIPSVEKGVRAAMDSGVGTGFTMIDLKVELYDGKFHPVDSSDMAFQLAGSQAMKEAVDKAGVTLLEPVWSLDVMVPEEFTGEIMGDLQKRRGIPEGIDTVGGGKQIVKAKVPFAEVHHYATDLRSMTGGKGTFSWSFSHYQEVPHDVAQKVLEAAKETT comes from the coding sequence GTGAAGAGTTACCCGACCGAAAACATCCGCAACGTCGTCCTGGTCGGACACGGCGGGTCCGGGAAGACGACGCTCGCCGAGGCCTTCCTCTATCGCTCCGGCGCCACCACCCGCATGGGCAAGGTCACGGACGGGAACACGGTATGTGACTTCGAAGAGGAAGAGATCCGTAAGGGCATCTCGATCTCGACCGCGCTGGCGCCGGTCGAGTGGAACGGACACAAGATCAACGTCCTCGACACGCCGGGCTACGCCGACTTCACGAGCGAGATGCGCGCCGCGATGCGTGTGGCGGACCTCGCGATCTTCGTCGTCTCGGGCGTGGAGGGTCTGGAGGTCCAGACGGAGGCTGCCTGGAACTACGCGGACGAGCTGGAGCTCCCGCGGATGGTCTTCGTCAACAAGCTCGATCGGGAAAACTCGTCGTTCCGCAACACGCTCGAGCAGATGCGCGAGCGGTTCGGGAAAGGCGTTGCGCCACTGTCGCTCCCACTCGGGCGGGAGAGCGAGTTCCACGGCGTCATCTCGGTCATCGATGTAGCGGCCTTCGATTACAGCGGGAACGATGTCGCGCAGGTCCCGGTCCCCGACGAGCGGCAAGCGCGCGTCGACGAAGTTCGGACCGACCTCCTCGACTCCGTCGCCGAATCCGATGACGACCTCCTCGAGCGATACCTGGAAGGTGGCGAGATCTCCCGGGACGAGATCGTGCATGCGATCCACGACGGCGTGGACGAAGCCCAGATGTTCCCGGTCCTCGTCGGCTCGGCGTCGAACCTGATCGGGGTCGACAGATTGCTGGACATCATCGTTGCAGCCGGACCGTCGCCCCTCGAGCGCCCGCCGGTAGAGGGCGAGGGTGGCGAGGTGCGGGAGCCCAAGCCGGACGGGCCGCTGTCCGCGTTGGTCTTCAAGACGATGACCGACCCTTACGTCGGGCGCGTCAGCTTCTTCCGCGTCTACTCCGGCGTTCTCAAGGGAGACACCAGTCTCCACAACGCCACGCGGAAGGTCGACGAGCGCGTCGGACACGTGTTCACGATGCGAGGCAAGACGCAGGAACAGGTCGACGAAATCGTCGCGGGTGACATCGGCGCGGTGGCGAAGCTCGCGCAGACGATCACCGGCGACACGATCGCCGACAAGTCCGCTCCGGTCGTCTATGCAGGCATCGAGCCGCCGGAGCCGCTGCTGCCCAAGGCGATCGCGCCGAAGACCAAGGGCGACGAGGACAAGCTGATGATCGGGCTGCACAAGATCATCGAGGAAGACCCCGCCCTCAAGCTCGAGCGCAGCGACGAGACCCACCAGACGATCCTCTGGGGTATGGGCGACGCGCATCTCGACGTGGTGCTGGAGAAGCTGAAGCGCAAGTTCTCCGTAGAGGTCGCGGAAGTACCGTTCAAGGTGCCGTACCGGTCGACCTTGCGCGGCAAGGCCGAGGTGCTGGGGCGCCACGTGAAGCAATCCGGCGGCCACGGCCAGTACGGGATCTGCAACCTGAGGGTGGAGCCGCTCGAGCGCGGCAGCGGCTTCGTCTTCGAAGACAAGATCTTCGGCGGTGCGATCCCGAACCAGTGGATCCCGTCGGTGGAGAAGGGGGTCCGGGCGGCGATGGACTCCGGCGTCGGGACCGGGTTCACGATGATCGACCTGAAGGTCGAGCTATACGACGGGAAGTTCCACCCGGTCGACTCCTCTGACATGGCCTTCCAGCTCGCGGGATCCCAGGCCATGAAGGAGGCGGTCGACAAGGCGGGGGTCACGCTGCTGGAGCCGGTGTGGTCTCTCGACGTGATGGTGCCCGAGGAGTTCACCGGCGAGATCATGGGCGACCTGCAGAAGCGTCGCGGCATCCCCGAGGGCATCGACACCGTCGGCGGCGGCAAGCAGATCGTCAAAGCGAAGGTCCCGTTCGCGGAGGTCCACCACTACGCCACCGACCTGCGCTCGATGACCGGCGGTAAGGGGACGTTCTCGTGGAGCTTCTCGCACTACCAAGAGGTCCCACACGACGTGGCCCAGAAGGTCCTGGAGGCGGCCAAGGAGACCACCTAG
- a CDS encoding phosphatidylinositol mannoside acyltransferase yields MRRSRRPADEGRLIQLVYYAYLAFSRIALAIPEGLAYAMAQLVGSVAARRSSKRAIVARNLARLTGEEPDSARVQKLVVAAYRSYARYWLETFRLVREGPEFFLDRFRCEGQEHLDGVLARGKGAIIVIGHLGNWDAAGAWVGARGNSLVTVAEVLRPRRMFDFFVEHRARLGMTIYPAERGVTDRLVASVESGAVVAILGDRDLKGTGPRVTFCGEEATFPAGAASVAMRTGVPIVVAGIYGVELEAGKRGWAAQISAPIELPDPSTPEPLQHLTQQVADHLAVAIKRRPEEWHVFQPFWIADRVA; encoded by the coding sequence TTGCGTAGATCCCGCAGGCCTGCGGATGAAGGCAGGCTGATCCAACTCGTCTATTACGCCTATCTGGCTTTTTCGAGGATCGCCCTCGCGATCCCCGAGGGGCTTGCGTACGCCATGGCGCAGTTGGTCGGGAGCGTTGCTGCTCGCAGATCGAGCAAGCGCGCGATCGTGGCCCGGAACCTCGCCCGGCTGACGGGTGAAGAGCCCGATTCGGCAAGGGTGCAAAAGCTGGTGGTCGCCGCGTACCGCTCCTACGCGCGCTACTGGCTGGAGACCTTCCGTCTTGTCCGCGAGGGGCCCGAGTTCTTCCTGGACAGGTTCCGTTGTGAGGGGCAAGAGCACCTCGACGGCGTCCTCGCGCGGGGCAAGGGCGCGATCATCGTGATCGGTCACCTGGGCAACTGGGATGCCGCCGGCGCCTGGGTGGGGGCGCGGGGCAACTCGCTGGTCACGGTCGCGGAGGTCCTGAGGCCGCGCCGGATGTTCGACTTCTTCGTCGAGCACCGCGCCCGGCTCGGCATGACGATCTACCCGGCGGAACGCGGCGTCACGGACAGGCTCGTTGCCTCCGTCGAGTCGGGTGCCGTCGTCGCGATCCTCGGCGACCGGGACCTGAAAGGGACGGGGCCGCGGGTGACGTTCTGCGGCGAGGAGGCAACCTTCCCGGCGGGGGCCGCGTCGGTCGCGATGCGCACGGGCGTCCCGATCGTGGTCGCCGGCATCTACGGCGTCGAGCTGGAGGCGGGGAAGAGAGGGTGGGCCGCACAGATCTCGGCCCCCATCGAGCTTCCCGACCCGTCAACGCCCGAGCCGCTGCAGCATCTGACGCAACAGGTTGCGGACCATCTAGCGGTCGCGATCAAGAGACGTCCGGAGGAGTGGCACGTCTTCCAGCCGTTCTGGATCGCCGACCGCGTCGCGTAG
- a CDS encoding CDP-alcohol phosphatidyltransferase family protein — translation MLDQKIRGTWNKALAPVGRGLGRLGLTPNAVTVLGVAIQVLVAVEIVRGRLFAAGLIGFVGAMFDGFDGAVARAQGKVSKFGALLDSTTDRLTETLYLLPLAWLYGVAPDVAERDEPWVAGAAMTALVFGFLVSYVKARAEGLGFECRVGVAERAERMILLILGLLLDLVPVAIVVLAVASAITFLQRLLHVRKQSATVA, via the coding sequence GTGCTCGACCAGAAGATCAGAGGCACCTGGAACAAAGCGCTGGCGCCGGTGGGCCGGGGTCTCGGCCGCCTCGGTCTGACGCCGAACGCGGTGACGGTTCTGGGCGTCGCGATCCAGGTCCTCGTTGCGGTCGAGATCGTCCGGGGGAGATTGTTTGCTGCGGGCCTCATCGGATTTGTCGGCGCCATGTTCGACGGATTCGACGGCGCCGTCGCGCGCGCACAAGGGAAGGTATCGAAGTTCGGCGCGCTCTTGGACTCGACGACCGATCGTCTGACCGAGACGCTCTACCTCCTCCCGCTCGCGTGGCTCTACGGCGTGGCACCCGACGTCGCAGAGCGGGACGAGCCTTGGGTCGCGGGGGCTGCGATGACAGCGCTGGTCTTCGGGTTCCTCGTGTCGTACGTGAAGGCGCGGGCAGAGGGTCTGGGTTTCGAGTGCCGCGTGGGGGTGGCGGAGCGCGCGGAACGCATGATCCTCCTCATCTTGGGCCTGTTGTTGGACCTCGTCCCGGTCGCGATCGTGGTGCTCGCGGTGGCGTCGGCGATCACGTTCTTGCAACGCCTTCTGCACGTCCGCAAGCAGTCGGCCACGGTTGCGTAG
- a CDS encoding HIT domain-containing protein, with the protein MEYMSTAGEHNPSGCIFCDHLTQGDDAAANILYRGEHVFAILNAFPYNTGHLMVAPLRHVADVSDLDVAERGELFELTCRAVDIVRDAMGAQGFNTGMNLGAAGGAGIPGHLHMHVVPRWGGDTNFMTVTGNTKVLPEMLADTYAKLKPAFDALS; encoded by the coding sequence ATGGAGTACATGAGCACCGCGGGTGAGCACAACCCCAGCGGCTGCATCTTCTGTGACCACCTCACGCAGGGAGACGACGCCGCCGCGAACATCCTCTATAGAGGCGAGCACGTCTTCGCGATCCTCAACGCGTTCCCGTACAACACTGGCCACCTGATGGTCGCGCCGCTCCGGCACGTGGCCGACGTCTCCGATCTGGACGTCGCAGAGAGGGGAGAGCTCTTCGAGCTCACCTGCCGCGCGGTCGACATCGTCCGGGATGCGATGGGGGCTCAGGGCTTCAATACGGGGATGAACCTCGGCGCCGCCGGGGGAGCGGGCATCCCGGGGCATCTGCACATGCACGTGGTGCCGCGCTGGGGCGGCGACACCAACTTCATGACGGTGACCGGCAACACCAAGGTGCTGCCCGAGATGCTGGCCGACACCTACGCGAAGCTGAAGCCCGCCTTCGACGCACTGAGCTAG